TTTTCTGGGGACCTTTGACATTTACAGACCTGCCGCAAAGGGCAGATGAGCGCATTGAAATGAGCATCATCTGGCCTTTTTCATTAAACATGAGCTTTGTTGTTCGCATTCTGAGCATGTAGTTGTTCTTCCTACCTGCAAAGGCTTTGGAGATGTGGTCCTTCTTCCATTCCCAGGGTTGGTCGTACTCGTCAGCTGGCCTCTCGTCGTCTTGCGGCAGCCTGCTGGCCTCCTTGCCCTCCTCGTGAAGTTCTCCGTACACATGACCCAGGCGCTGCCCTCGCTCGTCTTCATACGGAGTGTCATAGAGCTGCATCCCTCCCCGCGTTCGTCCACCCGCGGGGGTTCGTTGTAGTTCTGTCATAGCCCAAGCAAAAACAGGGACGATGAATAAATATAAAGGCCGTCGGTCATGGATTTCTCTGACGTGTCATGTTTTACTAGTCAAGAAGAAAAACGGCTCTCACTAAATATTTGTTTGAGGCAATAATAAAACAACGGAGAGGCTATTCATCATTCaaaatttaaagtaaataaaaagctcGTTGATCTCCGACATGCCTAGAAttagagaaattaaaataattatgtttGCACAGCTTGCAGCCGGCTCAGACACCAATGTGGTGGGCCTTAACAAGGAAGTGGGCTTAGAGGCCGAGTGGGAAAActgtactctctctctctctctctctcccccatGTCCATCCTGCATTTAGCCAGCAGATATCCAGCATGGCTCACAGCAGCATTTGTGTCTCCTTGCTAACATTTCCATCAATTTCTCAGTGGGGTCCAGACAACAAATGGTTCACAGCACCTGCACATGTTTCGTGGAGTCAAACGTGGCCATGAGATAAAAGGCTGTACGACTGCAGTGGTTCTAAATGTTGCCTCTGTAAGCAACAGGACTCTCTAAATCTCCAACAGTGTTTtgagcaaaagaaaatgtacttttaaaaaaaaaaaaaaggttgctggaACTGTAGTAAAATAATATTCATGTCAATGTCTTTGTGCAGCACTCTGCGTTTGcataaaaatggaaaaggaCTAAATATAGGGTTAGCCGTAACAATACGTTGCTTTCAGGGGGCCGGTTATTACCATGGTGACCGAAAGGAAAGACCCTGACGGAGAGACCCtgaggttataaaaaaaaaaaaatggttgaggGGAATTGAAGAGGAAGGAGGTGCAAGGCTAGGAGGGGAGGGAAAGAGGAGGGAAGGATGAAGCGCTGTAGATTCAAGAGCAAAGGGAGTAGGAAGAGGAAAAGGAAGCCAGGATGAAACGGGTGGAAGAAAAAGgcactgagagagagagagagagagagagagagggagggagggagagatggCATGAGAGATCGAGGAGGGCAGGGGGATTGTGGTCTGTCAGCATTTGATGTTAAGTCATAAAGACAGAAGCACAGCAAGGCTGAACGCTGCTCTACCTGCGCTGGGAGCTCGTGGTGTCGCAGCAGCATGCTGACGGAGAGGAGACGAAGGttgaagggtaaaaaaaaaaaaaagattggaggaaataaaatgagaaattgAAAGGAGACACGATGGAGGAAATCACAGCCAGGGGTTCGAGACTGTGGGGAAAGACAATTTGACGGGGACTGAAGATGGAGGGAAGCTATGACAGGAGGGATGGGGAGTGTGTTTAGGCATGCAGATGTGTGTCAGCGGGGGGACCGGTCTATTATCTGCAAGAACTGAACTCACGAACCATGACAGAGCGGAGAACATCTCAAAATTAAGCCATTTTAAAAAACCACATACTGAGTGAGTGATAAATATTATTCCAATGTCAGACTTTGCTACTGCTTTGATGACTTTTTATGAGAAAGAGAGTAAGATAGACAGACAAAAGCAGGCTGTAAAGTGACACGCTCAACTCAAAACCCATCACCACTCTGAATCTAATCTCTCAAAGGGCATCAACCaggtgacataaaaaaaaaaaaaaaaaaaaaaaaaaaaaaaaaggaaaaaggctTGCCTCAAGGTTGCTACAGATTAGGCTCCTTTCACTTATTCCCAATATTGTGACCTCCCTTTCACTACCAAAAGGGCAGCAAAGTGACAGCGATGAGAGGGCAGAATATATAGAGTAGACTTTCACTAAAGGACAGATTAAAGAGACAACCTCAGGGGGCAGGGGAGAGCCCTCGAGATGGAGAGATGGAGAAATGGAGAGAGGAGTAGCGGTGGTGGAGGGGCAAGCCTTTACACTAACTGACTGGGACAGAGCAGGGAGAGAGCGCTGGAGGAAAGGGTCTGAAAAAGATGTGgcagagaaggaggagaaatgGAAAACGATGGCGTCTGTGATAGATGATGTGGGAGCAAACTGCAAGGGCATAAAGGGGGTTTGAGCCTGGACTGTGAATAAACACTTCATGACGCTGAAAGCTCCCTCAGCTGTGGTCGACAGAAATCCAGTGGAGTGAGGCGTCGAAACACTTTATTGGTGAATTGTTCACCAACTATCAATCTGGAATTAGAAAGACGGTCTAGTCAGTCCTCTCATAAGCCAAGAGGGAATCATTAACATGCCTCGTTTTGCTTATCAAAGAAACCCCTAAAAAGAGACCATCGTCCAGCTCCACATTTTATTCATGAGTCATCTTCAGATTCAATAAAATCTCtgacatttaaaagcaaaatgtcCAAAAGTAGTCCTTTCTATTGTCCATTCATTCAACTATCATCAGTTATCTTTCATTTATGACCAACATCTGATACAAATAAGATGAATCACATAAGACCACAGGAAATCTATCAGATCAGTGACCATCAAACTATGCATTGCTTCCCTTTAACAACAACCACAAGACATCTTTTGTAGAGCTTACCAGCACAACATAAAATAGAGTATTATTcagtctactttttttttttagatttctagTTGAATTTAACTGGAGAAGCTTGGTTTTCACCTAATCCTTCCACTTATTTATACTCTTTCACGTATTTATACTCATTCTTTCCTGATGGACATTTAAACTGGACATTTTAATTTCCTTCTGAGAATGATAGCATTCTGGTTATGATCTGATTATGGTAGTACGACATCATTAAACACAAAGATAAATGCTTATAAAAATACAAGAAGATAAAAACTATGGTTAGTAAAACCAAATCTGGTAAcattaagttattttaaattattttatatttgtcagGTTCCACAAATAATGTCTTCTTTCCTGTCTGCTATGAATCgctttttttaaaccttcccTCTTGTGCAACTCTGACTCTGTTGTAGTGAAGCAATGCACACGACGACTCGGCTAACCACAGACTTGTGCACACACACAATGTGCAGAGAATAACTACATTAATCCCGACAAATTTACAACctgtcctgctttttttttattttaaacagcttttcCCACTATTTGCAATCGACGGTTTTGATCAATAATATATTTCCAAAGTCTGTTCAGCGCAACTAAccctacacttttttttttttttttttttttaccaatatcCATGTTGAATTTTGTTGCACTGGTCAAGCTGATCAGGGTCAGAGGTTAGTAGCAACAGGGTTGTATGGACAACGGACCTGAATCCGGAGAGAGAAAATGCTGCAAATCACAGAAAAGGTAACCGTAAAACAGTGAAACCGCTTCATTTGTACCAACTATTGTGTTCATTTTCACTGCTCACAACTCTTCTCCACCTTTATGAGCCCACTGACCTGTTATGACCCTTTGAGCTTCATATGGCTCCATGTAGCCGTTATTCTCGCAGGGGACAGGACCGAGATCTGGGTCTGGTCGGTGTTCCAGTCGAGCATCGAATGGATCGGAATAATCTGTGTCCCCTGCCATCGGGGCTGACGGCACCACCTAGAAGATGAAACGAAAACCTACTAATGAAGCAGaagcgattttaaaaaaaaaggtaaagctaatttaaaccCGAGtaagaaaaagggaaagaaagagCTGACTCATTATAATGCATTCGAATCATTCAAAGAACTGCATAGCAAGATAAAATTCCAAAGTGGCTCTAATTAGTTGGACTTTTTTCAGCTTTGTGAGAACCACACTAAAGTTTTAAAAGCATCATTATAGTTTTTAGAATAATTAGGAAAATGCAGCCAGTCTGTTgatgttaaattaattaatgcaGTCCTGCGCAGACAACTCGTCAAGACTCAAAGTTGCAGATCTAGAACTACAGACTTTTAATCAAATCTTAAGATAATGGTATTAAAACATGCTCTTAGttataaaatgaacaaaaagacatttaaaattttgtaaacaattgGCCCGTGATCAGTGTTGAACCCTTTGATCCATTTACTGTTTAAAGACACTCTGCATATCTTGGTTGAAGCCTTCGGCGGTGAAGGAGAGCCCATCCtgacgtttttttgttgttttttttttgcttcgaATGGAGTGAACACAGATAAAAGAGGGAGATATGTGGTAGGTAGGATTTGTTCCTCCATGCAAGCACAGGAGGGAAAAAGCAGTGGTCACCTGGCAGAGCGACAGCAACACAGCCAACCATATGgtcacacaaacacatgcataGACAAAAACACGTGAGAGCCCGCTCTAGAAGCGCGTACATCCTTTGTCTCTCCGTCTCCCTCACAAAGGAAATCACTGCAGAAAGGCCCACTTCCCAAAAATCCTGCTAAACACGTTCACGCCCTTGCAAAAAAATTATGTCCTAATCTCTCTTTGATTCGGTTACAGGTTATGTATTGATGCACAGGAATCTGTTATATTAATTAGGTGGTTGTTCCCACGGATCATGGGAAATTATGtgcattgggggggggggggggggggggggagaagggCAGTCAGGAGCGCTATCGACTTTAGTAGGAGAATTACTTAAATCCACTTCAGGGTTTTTGCCCTTTCTAGCACTTTCCACGAGCTTGTTTGTAGATTAAACCGCTACGATGAGGACCCCGGATAGTCTCCGACTTACTCAGCGTTTTTGAGTTAATGTGTAAATGATGTCCTTGCAAAGCCCTTACTTTTGCACAAATTGTTCTTTTAAACATCCTCCTTATTTGCTCCCAAAGGTTGAGTAAGATTGTCTTTTATCGTGCATATGACGCAGAGCGAGTAAAGAAGCACACTCCTGATGACAAAAACAGCACTAAAGCTTGAGAAATACCTTCCCGTGGCCCTTGGAACATCTCCTAGCGGTATAATGAATGTGGCCCTGCAACATGTGCCTGGTGATGGTCCCTCTCAGCTTGCAAAACCAAACCTCATCTATTATTTATGGACAGACATAAACTCAGGGGACCATGGTCCCCTCTAACTCAATGGTCCGCTCAAGCTATCCATTTTCCCCCCCTGCGCCTATGGTAGTAAATTTATGTGGTGTGTAGGATGTTACGTGATTTATAGAAACGATTCATATCTTCTGACACACATTCCCCAAGAAGTTGTTGATTGAGCACGATCATTAAAGTTGTCACAGTGATAGAAACGGGATGAAAGAAGTGGgagtttttaaatcttttggtTGGCTTGTCTTTATGACTCCAGCCCACTTCATTTAACAAAAGGAAGATCTTATTTGACACCATCTCCTTTGTTCTTTGCACATTTGTAAAGAAGTTAGAGAAGCACAGAGAAGTCAGCAGAAGCTCGATTTTCTGCTTAACTGCTTAGGGTTGAGTAGCCAGTTGGAAACTCACAAAAATAACGTcagaaaaagcacaaaatgcttaaaaggaaacaatgttttctctGGAGGCATGTCGGCTGTTTATTCAATCTACAGAGAAACAGGCTTTATTGGgagttgttctttttctttccatttttcccTTCAGAAGTTTTGTCTATGTTTCTGTCTCGTTTCGaggaacaaaaaggtaaaaagtcTGCTACATGATGGCAATTCGTGCCGACatttcattctcatttgtcaccgtGGATAGAACTAACATTCAAtttaaacaatcggtcctctccatcaacaatttcttagtcaagtttttctacTTTCAAAATTAGAGGTACTGTGTGGAACTAATTCGGTGCAGTCTGTAgctcgtgtttacttcctggtttttgagagttcccagggtttccaaaacagagtgcagattttggtattttatcttgcaAACatagaagccagtaagagaagcggatcAGAAATAGAACATAATACAACATATACTTACTCTgtttaagtaaaaattcagtgatgtttcacagcagcagcagaccgtTGTGGAAACGTCATAGGCTGTTGCGTATATGCTGTTCCAatttgaaacactaggtgtcattattacttatttctcctttaagcTTCAGACCCCATGCTATTATTGAACATCCTGGATTTAGAAATGTTGGGGGCCTTTTGAAAACTTAGATTCAGTGTAAAGGTCCACCTTTCACAATGAACTACACAGAGACTACTGTGCAGAGACGGTTTGTTCATCAGGGCGATGCACTaccaaagagagaaagagagaggagggaaTTTATAAGTTAAACCAATCAATCTGCATTAAATGTTACATTGAGTACGTCGCCTCCTGTGTCCCACCTCTTTTTGGGCGATTTCAACATGGTTGAATATCGCCCTGATCTCTCTCATAGACGTTCACGTTAAGAACGTTTTTTTCAATACGCAGGCTCTGCAATGCATTCTCTATGGCTTCCGGGAGTGCTTGCACTTACGTATTTACGTCATACAGTACGTAGATCTGCTGGATTACTGTCAGGTGTGAGAAGAAGAATGTCCGAGTATGAATAaagtttgatataaaaaaaagaaagtgtgagAAATGTActggagcatttaaaaccacaccTACAGCAGCAAtagaagtagaaatgggagaaatgccattagctttaagaagaacaaaactagaaataaattattggctTAATTTAAAAGGTAATAACTCAGATCATCCAACttgggaaattttaaatccatgttgggaaaaagaaaagaaagaaatgaggcGTTTTGGATGgacaattgaaaataaaataaaagaatttaaaataaatgatttagaaattactcaaacaacaccaatatcaattataccaccatggattttaccagaaGTGACAGTAGATATGACaataatggaaaagaaacaagataaatcCTACATAATGTTAATTGTAAGTCCAAACTCACAAAGCACTGATGGGAAACAGGGTTTACGTAGCTGTCAGTTTACCCATTAGATGGATCACTTTAGCTATCACTGCAACTATTGCCACCCGCTGACACATTTGGCAGGAGCCGCCACTGCTACTGTGTATATAGAGCACATGCTGATTGTGCTTAATCCTAATACTAGTTGCTAAAGGAAGTTTAACTTCAACTCTGTCAACTCTGCTCCTGATATAATTAACTGTTGATGGAAGGAAGGCTGGAAAAATATGCttgaatttttttctaattatttctAAGTGATAAAAATAAGTAGGTCAAACATTCACAAAATCTGGACATGTGAAATCAGCTACAAATCTCTgatctttaaaacaaaagctaagAATCTCTGTCTTACGGGCTCCTGTTGATCCTCCAAAGAAATGGAGCTGAGGAGAATCTTGGTACGTCCCAGCTCCTGGGAGTCCACTTTGATCAGCCTGTGTTTAGGAGACTTCACGTCCACACTGGAAGACTTCATAGGAGACCCGTACACCGGTGTGGAGGGGTCGAGAGTCCCAGATTCCTCTCTGGACCTGCTCTCGGCATCCTCATAGGGATCCTCAAAGTCCAGGTCTCTCTGGAGGCGGTAGGCTTTGAGGAACTCGCTCTCTGTGTAGTCTGGTGTAGGTGGCTGTGGGGGCACCTTCCTACCAAAGCTTAGGTAGTCCTTCAGCCACTTGGCCATGGCGCTTCAGCTTCCAAAATTGGTGCTGGGCAGACGACTGTGTGCGAAATGTTGGGAGAGAACAGATTGGAACAGATGCAAGGTTATTGCTTGACCTTATTTCAGATGAGGCTGCATAAGATAAGAACTGCTCTGTGTAAGGACtgctgattaaaaagaaaaaatctattTCTATTTTAGAATCGGCCACATTAATCCTGAGATCCTGATCCTTTCATGCCAATTGAACAGATCTACCTCCTCCTAAGCACAGAGCAACAGTCTGTGTGCTACTGCGTGCCTCCATGTGACATTAACCTACGGAGACAGCTGGGCTTCATGGGCTCCTTTTGTTTCAACCCTGGGAGCAGAGCGTCTGGCAACTGGACTTTGCCCAAAGGCTTCAATTACATCTCACTCCCCTGCAATAAAAGTCCGACGATAGCGCGGGAGTGTAAACATACAGACAAAAgaaagaccaaaacaagattcctaaaaaacaaaacaaaaaaactcatctACAAAAGATAGCTTCTCAACTCCCAAACTTTGTGCCATAAATGTTACAAACGCAAAtcaaagtttagttttttttattgatcaaaCTGGCTTTGCTCaagctgagagaaaaaaataatgcttaAACTTCAGTTCCACAAAAATCACCAAAACATTGACTCTAAACCCCGCAGAAAGCTGCGCTCCGAACGCGCAATAGCTCACCACGCCAATTCAGTCCCTCGGCCACTTCGGACGCACAAATCCGCGTTTCTTCATGTCACTGacgattaaaagaaaaacacccagGAAGGGCTTGTAAATCCTCGCCGTAAAGCTTGTCGAAACCTCAGAAGGATGAGAATACAGGAAGATTCTGAATCCTTTCTTCCAGGAACCCGAGCGCACCGAAATCCATCAGGAGTtccttctgaaaaaaataaaaatgtgcgaGTGAGGAGAGAGCGACGACAGCTCCGGGAGAGAGGAACAACTCAACCGAGCGATTAAAGGGGAGGCGCTTCATTCCCAGAGGAGTatcctcctgctgcctttcGCAATCAGCCGAgcgttcattcattcagatgTCTGTACACATCATGCGCCATGCAACAGGAAGCAGATCCCCCCTTTTTTCAGAGCCATAATGAGTGCAAGCAAGTGGCGAACAGTTGGAAAGAAAACTGAGTCTACTTGCAGGAACATTCTTCAAAAAGctgcaaattatttatttgcatgACATCACTGGCGGGTTTTCCACGCATAACGTCAGTAAATGTCATTGTGTTTGCTTTGACGAGACAAGCCACGAGGATAGGTGTGGAAAGGATTGTGTAAAACAGGGAGATCCGGtcattaaagcaaataaataaataaataaacaatgcacAGATTAAGATGTGGACATAAGAATAAGACAATATGTCAAAGGACTGTTGATCTGTCCAgtctaattttttaaaaagagggtTTCTTTTAGTGCACCCTCTTTCCTCGATGTTTTACATTTGCCCACTTATCTTCTCCCACGCGTCACATTATCCTTTGTCCAGCCTGCTAAATTGGATTGTATGCAACACTGAGTCAGGCCCATCTGAGTCTGTTAAAAGATCGTAAATGCCTTTTTTCTTTACGACTCTTGTGAGCTCACTTTCTCCCAGGGGGCGGGTGACTGGATGAGGTCATGGAGCTAAAATCCACCCCCCACCATTGCCATCACCACAGCCATCAGCATTAGGACATTCCCGCCATGCATGCCTTGCATGTTATCTGGAAACCAATGCTCACCAAGAAAAGTAATGGttctatataaaaataaataataataaaaaaaaaacctctggaTATCTGATATGTGATTAGGCTAACTACTGTTAGCAATATGTGGTGAGAAACCCTCCAATGTACAACTCCAGCCTGTAGAgacttttctgtttattctttcAGGTTCAAATGGGGAAAAATGAGTAGCTAAAGAGCTAAATTATgtgtaaaaaacttttttccctcctttctcTTTGTCCTGTTGtactattgttttaaaatgtctaattcTGTGGTAGTACTTGGAAAACTGCATATACCACGGCACACGATGCCTTAGAATGCTTTCAAATGCAAAGCTGTATGTTCCAGTATGACTGTGTTTTCCATGGCAtactaaatgaataaaataaattgattcATTGCATACTATGTTACCTAGACACAGAGACatccttaaaaaaatagaaagttgTAATAGTTTCCCCATATGTCAGCAAAAATCCCCTTCTTGCTTTTTCTCTGCCAtaaaagattttcattttttttaatggtacaTCTTTGCATGTTGCAGCAATCATTCCCTTGTTGCCCCTTTCCCAGCTGAGAAATTCTCAATCTTTTATCCGCTCTGCCCAGCACCTTCTTTAACACTCCCCCCTTCACAGAAAAGCAACGTTGAGGTGAGGATTTCATTTATGTTTCTATCCTGGCCGGGGTGAGAGTCGGAAGTTTGTGGATGAGAAGATTGAAACTAACCAATGGATGGAAAAGAAGGGTGGTTGCAGGTCAGGCAAAAAGGAAAATCAGCAGCTCTCAAAGCAGAATAAGCAGGCGCGGAGTGTCAGGCAAtcagattttcctttttattatgtttttatcatGGAGAAAGAAACAGTCTAATTACATTTCTTTGAAAGGCAACAACACAAGAGTGCTGAGGAATGTATCAGGGAACTAACAACACGGCCTCATTATAAAAGGCTAAATATGGAAGTGACATTTCCCATGAAGTACAGGCTTAACTGTGATGCTGATGTTTTATGGAATCATTAATATCCCCAGTTTTTTCTCCCTGGTTCAGTGGGAGGTAGATATTAATTACATaataacacacaaaacaaaagttgtttTGCAAAGCTTAAAATTTTAATCAAACTGTGCCAAAAAGATGAgttgaagaagaaagaaagaaagaaagcaaaccCGGGGACTGAATGATTTAATCTACCTTGCACTTACTGCCCTCTTTTGGTTGTTAATGAGAATTGCACatatccttttaaaaataaattcttgacTGCAAAACTTTGGATAGAACTCTTTAAATGAGGTTTGTTGTTGCATGGTATTGCactaaaaaactaaattgaatGGGATTGAGAtagacataataaaaaaaaataataaaataaaaaaaacaaatgcggcctctttcttcttctgcatTATGTCTTGAGATTTCTTGTCAGTTGGGGCTATGTGAATAATTGTAATTACAGAAGACTGTTATGTGTTCaaataaattgcaaatataTTTGCTGAATGCACAGATTAGCAACAATTGTGGAGTTTTGCACtatataaaaacagtttcaatTTCTAAAGTAGAAATATCATTACTCCCTCAGCAgtcaaggaaaaaaagagaaaacatattTGTATCTGTATCATATCTGTAAATGTGGTCTGTGGATTCTCGGGAACTCTAGAATAATATTGAGCATTGAGCTACAACTATACCAGTCCATATTTAAGTTGTTTTGCCTGTTTGTGCTGCAATTTCATAAACTTTTTAAGCATGTAGTATATGACACAGATTCAGATCtgttaaaaagctaaatttcTCCCGACCttcatacagtgccttgcaaaagacGAGGCACTGTCTGtttcccatttattttaatcttacAGTCACAATCGTCATAAACatttttgtcattgcaactcAGGGTATCTGCACACCTGTGTCCCTGACCTGCTGCTGTGATCTTTGGTCTTTTGGTCTGATTCTGGTTGTTCATTAATATTCCCCAAcaaacttctgaggccttcGCTGGACTGCAGTATTTAGATTGCACTCGACAGACAGTAACTCTACAATATTTCCCATTAGGCAACTTCTGAGCTTTTTGATTGcactacattttatttaagagtATCAATGTAAAAGGGAAAGAACTCAAACACCcacaacacttttcagattttaattgtgAAAAAATCTCGTGCATAATTGTGCTTCCAAATCTTAATTCATGTATGTGTTGAACCATcacttaaaatcccaataagatGTATTGAAGTTTGTGCTTGTGATAAGATGTGGAAAACAtttcaagaggtatgaatagttttgcggttcactgtaaaaaaaaaaaaaaaaagtactccaAGCGTGACAAATGTATACTTAATAGGATAATGTAAGATTTCCTTAcgcaaatatataaataaaaaattaaaataaaataaaaaagtcaaagcaTGCTGTAGCTTCTGCTTCTCAATTGAATGAATTTGACAATTTCACTACTGCAACTGAGAAGTCAAGCAAACAGGGtttctcaacaacaacaacaacaaaatggaAGCATATGTGTTTTGAAAGGAAGATACTTTAGCGTTTcgtaaatatatttaaaaatgtatgaaacaAGTCAAATGCCAGAATTGTAACATTAAGAACTtggattttttgtgtgtgtgtgtgtgtccaaaaCCTGttagtttatatatttattgtttacTGTTCGACTCTGATAACTAGGATGTCACTTTCGAGTcaacttttctgtcttttcttcagttttttccACTTACCTCCCACTTTCTAACATCCCGGGCCCAGCTGTTCCACCATTGGTCAAACTCACAGTGACGTTGTTGACACATCCCAGCATCTCGGAACCCAGGAACTTTCCAGGCTCTAACCCAAACTGAGCTAATTAGCGTTTCAAagtgaacaaaaacaacacgTTCTTGTTATTCGGTGATAAACACACACTGACGGTTTAAACACCCGGTTTAAAATGAAGAAACAGGACATTCTTCGCTGCTCGTGCGTCGTAGTGGGAACTCGACAGCTGCAATCTATCATCGCCAATCAATCGCTGATCCGGCGATCTGCGcgcttctgattggctgattttggACTGGGGGCGGGCGCAGTTCGTCTGTCGGCCAGACAGCAGTGAATTCAGTATCTGACTGTGAGCAGTTGGTGTGCCAGTGAAACCCCCATTTGGGACTGCACTGTCCTCCACAGGTAGGCTGCAGGTTTCCATGTTAGCTTATGCAGAT
The Fundulus heteroclitus isolate FHET01 chromosome 9, MU-UCD_Fhet_4.1, whole genome shotgun sequence genome window above contains:
- the shdb gene encoding src homology 2 domain containing transforming protein D, b isoform X1, which codes for MAKWLKDYLSFGRKVPPQPPTPDYTESEFLKAYRLQRDLDFEDPYEDAESRSREESGTLDPSTPVYGSPMKSSSVDVKSPKHRLIKVDSQELGRTKILLSSISLEDQQEPVVPSAPMAGDTDYSDPFDARLEHRPDPDLGPVPCENNGYMEPYEAQRVITELQRTPAGGRTRGGMQLYDTPYEDERGQRLGHVYGELHEEGKEASRLPQDDERPADEYDQPWEWKKDHISKAFAEMRELTELPWPAPVGQLEEEPPVREQAQFDGTEWDRSSSPTERLRPAGPRSSPLAAGGGLKFRTAHESPTMVGERVDPTLPLEKQVWYHGSLSRSEAESLLTLCKECSYLVRNSQNNRSDFSLSLRSCQGFMHMKFSLCKDGKYVLGQNSPPFDTIPEAVHFYTTHKLPIRGAEHLSLLFPVQVQTL
- the shdb gene encoding src homology 2 domain containing transforming protein D, b isoform X2, whose translation is MAKWLKDYLSFGRKVPPQPPTPDYTESEFLKAYRLQRDLDFEDPYEDAESRSREESGTLDPSTPVYGSPMKSSSVDVKSPKHRLIKVDSQELGRTKILLSSISLEDQQEPVVPSAPMAGDTDYSDPFDARLEHRPDPDLGPVPCENNGYMEPYEAQRVITELQRTPAGGRTRGGMQLYDTPYEDERGQRLGHVYGELHEEGKEASRLPQDDERPADEYDQPWEWKKDHISKAFAAQFDGTEWDRSSSPTERLRPAGPRSSPLAAGGGLKFRTAHESPTMVGERVDPTLPLEKQVWYHGSLSRSEAESLLTLCKECSYLVRNSQNNRSDFSLSLRSCQGFMHMKFSLCKDGKYVLGQNSPPFDTIPEAVHFYTTHKLPIRGAEHLSLLFPVQVQTL